In the genome of Nitrospira sp. MA-1, one region contains:
- a CDS encoding CBS domain-containing protein encodes MSDDVAALRASKFGQLTVGSVMEKEVQSGMKDTEAKLLASYMMEGFGSVPIIDETSKLVGIVSEFDLLKALRKGKNLEDVTAGDIMTANPVSVTQDTNVLTLMDVLQNNHLIRVPVVDSKGKLIGIVARRDLLRGYLQTSGS; translated from the coding sequence ATGAGCGATGATGTCGCAGCTTTAAGGGCCAGTAAGTTTGGGCAGTTAACCGTGGGCAGTGTCATGGAAAAAGAAGTGCAATCGGGCATGAAGGATACGGAAGCCAAGTTGCTGGCTTCTTATATGATGGAAGGATTTGGTTCGGTTCCCATTATCGATGAAACTTCGAAATTGGTGGGAATTGTTTCCGAGTTTGATTTACTTAAGGCCTTGCGCAAAGGGAAAAATCTGGAAGACGTGACGGCAGGTGATATCATGACTGCCAACCCGGTGTCGGTCACGCAGGATACTAATGTGCTGACGCTTATGGATGTCCTGCAAAATAATCATTTGATTCGGGTGCCTGTCGTGGATTCGAAGGGGAAATTGATCGGGATCGTGGCGCGAAGAGATTTGCTTCGGGGATATTTGCAAACATCGGGGAGTTGA
- a CDS encoding ion transporter, whose translation MKDRAKQIVHAPWFEYGIIAFILINGVILGLETSSALVEQYGVLMHVGNHVILGIFILEALIKMIAVAPQIDRYFRDGWNIFDFSVIVFSLIPATGEFAMIARLARLLRVVRLISTIPELRLIVSTLVRSIPSMIHVMTLMGVIFYVYAIMGYQLFHEHDPTHWRSLGISLLTLFRVVTLEDWTDVMYTAMDFHYLSWIYFVSFVVLGTFVVINLFIAVVINNLDEAKAERLAELQGPVTQKEILKDLRETQIALKRLEERLERTSGENVLPLSKVLKG comes from the coding sequence ATGAAAGATCGAGCGAAGCAGATTGTCCACGCCCCATGGTTTGAGTATGGGATCATTGCCTTTATTCTCATTAACGGGGTCATTTTGGGCCTGGAAACCTCATCAGCATTGGTGGAACAGTATGGTGTCCTGATGCATGTGGGTAATCACGTTATTCTTGGGATTTTCATTCTTGAAGCCCTCATCAAAATGATTGCCGTGGCACCTCAGATTGATAGATATTTTCGAGATGGCTGGAACATCTTTGATTTTTCCGTCATCGTGTTTTCTTTGATTCCGGCTACGGGTGAATTTGCCATGATTGCCCGGTTAGCGCGCTTATTGCGGGTGGTTCGTCTCATCTCGACCATACCTGAACTCCGCCTTATCGTTTCAACCCTCGTCAGATCTATTCCCAGCATGATTCACGTCATGACTCTCATGGGCGTGATCTTTTATGTCTATGCCATCATGGGCTATCAGTTGTTTCATGAGCACGATCCCACGCATTGGCGATCATTGGGGATCTCGCTGTTGACCCTCTTTCGCGTCGTGACCCTGGAAGATTGGACGGATGTAATGTATACCGCCATGGATTTTCATTATCTGTCCTGGATCTATTTTGTGAGTTTTGTGGTCTTAGGGACGTTTGTCGTGATTAATCTATTTATTGCCGTGGTGATTAACAATCTTGATGAGGCCAAAGCCGAACGGCTGGCTGAACTTCAGGGACCGGTCACACAAAAAGAGATACTCAAAGATTTGCGAGAAACACAAATAGCCCTCAAGCGCCTAGAGGAACGATTGGAAAGAACATCTGGAGAAAATGTCTTACCCCTATCGAAAGTGTTGAAAGGTTGA
- a CDS encoding CARDB domain-containing protein yields MNMTKIFVPIVFTVLCSSPAFSASWLECNGDSGKKLRWGGNSTTARINTGSFPAGSVLQAAQRGVNITNTNPSPFMINHTTETGGVGSGNGQNEIWAASISPPGEARMRYHCYWLFGWHYGLDEVDIVLDSTGRSWTTSQNKNANFTYTGSSRPIDAVIVHEAGHYLGLMHVNWEYNVMGDSWRHHHANGGSAITYFGEDASHGARVLYGSQSSSFNDVSASHWRRTGASGEYSSHDRVRVRNSANTGTLTGITIAGEPGYRVNRGSVVRPEFTIENNGKQTHANVSFGLYVSTNDFISYSDTRIGGGSFGSIHPADVFTTTIPVIIPNFLNAGQNYWLGIIVDEDNDINEVNGSNNRAYIPIRVQ; encoded by the coding sequence ATGAATATGACAAAAATTTTCGTACCCATAGTTTTTACGGTGTTGTGTAGCTCTCCCGCATTCTCAGCATCCTGGCTGGAATGCAATGGAGACAGTGGCAAGAAATTGCGTTGGGGAGGAAATTCCACTACAGCACGGATCAATACCGGCAGTTTCCCGGCCGGGAGTGTCCTGCAGGCTGCCCAACGAGGTGTGAATATTACTAATACAAACCCATCGCCGTTTATGATCAACCATACAACCGAAACTGGTGGAGTGGGGAGTGGAAATGGACAAAATGAAATCTGGGCCGCAAGTATTTCCCCACCGGGAGAGGCACGCATGCGCTATCACTGCTACTGGTTATTTGGATGGCACTATGGGCTGGACGAAGTGGATATTGTGCTGGATTCCACCGGGCGGTCCTGGACTACCTCCCAAAACAAAAACGCCAATTTTACCTACACCGGGTCAAGCCGTCCCATTGATGCGGTCATCGTGCACGAGGCCGGACACTATCTTGGCCTGATGCATGTCAATTGGGAATACAATGTCATGGGTGATTCCTGGCGCCACCATCACGCCAATGGTGGATCAGCTATCACGTACTTCGGGGAAGATGCTTCGCATGGGGCGAGAGTGCTGTATGGGTCACAAAGCTCCTCCTTTAACGATGTGTCCGCCTCGCACTGGCGAAGAACCGGAGCCAGCGGTGAGTATTCAAGTCATGACCGGGTACGGGTCCGGAATAGTGCCAACACAGGGACGTTGACGGGTATTACGATCGCCGGGGAGCCGGGGTATCGAGTAAACCGGGGAAGTGTGGTACGGCCTGAATTTACGATCGAAAATAATGGGAAACAGACTCATGCCAACGTGAGTTTTGGACTCTATGTCTCAACCAATGATTTTATTAGCTATAGCGATACCCGTATCGGTGGTGGAAGCTTTGGGTCGATTCACCCTGCCGATGTTTTCACCACCACGATTCCGGTGATCATCCCCAATTTTCTGAATGCGGGGCAAAATTACTGGCTGGGAATCATCGTTGATGAGGATAACGATATCAATGAGGTAAATGG